One genomic region from Pseudorca crassidens isolate mPseCra1 chromosome 11, mPseCra1.hap1, whole genome shotgun sequence encodes:
- the TIMELESS gene encoding protein timeless homolog: MMNCELLATCSALGYLEGDTYHKEPDCLESVKDLIRYLRHEDETRDVRQQLGAAQILQSDLLPILTQHRQDKPLFHAVIRLMVNLTQPALLCFGSVPKEPSFRHHFLQVLAYLQAYKEAFASEKAFGVLSETLYELLQLGWEERQEEDSLLIERILLLVRNVLHVPADLDQEKRIDDDASVHDRLLWAIHLSGLDDLLLFLASSTAEHQWSLHVLEIISLMFRDQNPEQLAGVGQGHLAQDRRTAVAELEVLRQREMAEKKTRALQRGNRHSRFGGSYIVQGLKSIGERDLIFHKGLHNLQNYTSDLGKQPRRVPKRRQAARELSVQRRSALNVRLFLRDFCSEFLENCYNRLMGSVKDHLLREKAQQHDETYYMWALAFFMAFNRAASFRPGLVSETLTVRTFHFIEQNLTNYYEMMLTDRKEATSWARRMHLALKAYQELLATVNEMNASSDEAVRESSRIIQNNIFYVMEYRELFLALFRKFNERCQPRSFLRDLVETTHLFLKMLERFCRSRGNLMVQNKRKKRKKKKNVLDQSVASGNVPYSPEELESVWPSLAEQLQRCAQNPELSLDSMVPFDAASEVPVEEQRAEAMVRIQDCLLAGQAPQALTLLRSAREVWPEGDVFGSQDISPEEEIQLLKQIVWAPLPRQQGPEEQGAEEEDEEEVEEEELHMVEVLEKEFNFLDYLKRFANSTVIQAYVLLLRSYKQNSAHTNHCVVKMLHRLAYDLKMEALLFQLSLFCLFNRLLSDPAAGAYKELVTFSRYILGKFFALAAVNQKAFVELLFWKNTAVVREMTEGYGSLDGRSSSHRPPVWSPEEEAQLQELYLAHKDVEGQDVVDTILAHLKTAPRTRKQVIHRLVQLGLADSVKDFQRKGTQIVLWTEEQELELQRLFEEFQGSDDILGNIMKNITAKRSRARIVDKLLALGLVAERRELYKKRRKKLAPSSLPNEEESLNDFCQEDLEEEENLPEEESEEVEEKEEGSEAEQAHGGSVLSTQNLGQNLHQEGFSAPLLWLQNCLIRAADDREEFGCSQAVPLVPLTEENEEAMENEQFQQLLQKLRVRPPASGQETFWRIPAKLSPTQLRRMAASLSQPEEEEKLQPGLEPKVPGEQGPEEEHRAHAPRALLSARKERAGLLSPEDEGTDGGKEQLKVAPKKRQLLDSDEEKEQDEGGSKAPELGAPGIRKKKRFQIEDDDESD; the protein is encoded by the exons ATGATGAATTGTGAACTTCTAGCCACATGCAGTGCTCTTGGGTACTTGGAGGGAGACACTTACCACAAGGAGCCAGATTGCTTAG AGAGTGTGAAGGATTTGATCCGCTACTTGAGGCATGAGGATGAGACGCGAGATGTACGGCAGCAGCTGGGGGCAGCGCAAATCCTGCAGAGCGACCTCCTACCCATCCTTACCCAACACCGCCAGGACAAGCCTCTCTTTCATGCTGTTATCAG GCTGATGGTGAACTTGACACAACCAGCCTTGCTCTGTTTTGGCAGCGTGCCCAAGGAGCCCAGCTTCCGGCACCACTTTCTGCAGGTGCTAGCGTACTTGCAGGCCTACAAAGAG GCCTTTGCCAGTGAGAAGGCTTTTGGAGTCCTCAGTGAAACTTTGTATGAGCTGCTGCAGCTG GGCTGGGAGGAACGGCAGGAGGAAGACAGCTTGCTGATTGAGCGGATCCTGCTGCTGGTCAGAAATGTTCTCCATGTCCCAGCCGACCTTGATCAGGAGAAG AGGATCGATGATGACGCCAGTGTCCACGACCGGCTTCTCTGGGCGATTCACCTCAGTGGCCTGGACGACCTGCTCCTCTTCCTGGCCAGCTCAACTGCGGAGCATCAGTGGAGCCTCCACGTGCTGGAGATCATCTCCCTTATGTTTCGTGACCAG AACCCTGAGCAGCTGGCAGGAGTGGGGCAGGGACACTTAGCTCAGGATCGGAGGACAGCTGTGGCAGAACTGGAGGTGTTGCGCCAGCGAGAGATGGCAGAGAAGAAGACTCGAGCCCTGCAGCGAGGCAACAG GCATTCTCGATTTGGGGGCTCCTACATTGTCCAGGGCTTGAAATCCATTGGGGAGAGGGACCTCATCTTTCACAAAGGTCTCCACAAT CTCCAAAACTACACTTCCGATTTGGGAAAGCAGCCCCGACGGGTACCTAAACGTCGCCAGGCTGCCCGGGAGCTGTCCGTGCAGCGCCGCTCTGCCCTCAACGTGAGACTCTTTCTCAGAGACTTCTGCTCTGAGTTCCTGGAGAACTGTTACAACCGGCTCATGGGCTCGGTGAAG GACCACCTGCTTCGGGAGAAGGCTCAGCAGCACGATGAGACCTACTACATGTGGGCTTTGGCTTTCTTCATGGCCTTCAACCGAGCTGCCTCCTTCCGGCCAGGCCTGGTTTCTGAGACCCTCACTGTCCGCACCTTCCACTTCATTGAGCAGAACCTCACCAACTACTATGAGATGATGCTGACCGACCGCAAGGAAGCCACCTCCTGGGCACGCCG GATGCACCTGGCTCTGAAGGCCTATCAGGAGCTGCTGGCCACAGTGAATGAGATGAATGCGTCCTCAGACGAGGCTGTGAGGGAGAGCAGCCGCATCATCCAGA ACAACATTTTCTATGTGATGGAGTACCGAGAGCTCTTCCTGGCACTCTTTCGAAAGTTCAATGAGAGATGCCAGCCCCGCTCTTTCCTTCGTGACCTGGTGGAAACCACCCACCTCTTCCTCAAGATGTTGGAGCGGTTCTGCCGGAGCCGTGGGAACCTGATGGTGCAG AACAAacgaaagaagagaaagaagaaaaagaatgtccTAGATCAGTCCGTAGCTTCTGGTAATGTCCCCTACAGCCCAGAGGAACTGGAGTCTGTGTGGCCCTCCCTGGCCGAGCAGCTACAGCGCTGTGCCCAGA ATCCTGAGCTCAGTTTGGACTCCATGGTTCCCTTTGATGCGGCCTCAGAGGTGCCCGTGGAAGAACAGCGGGCAGAAGCCATGGTGCGGATCCAAGACTGTCTCCTGGCTGGCCAGGCCCCACAGGCCCTGACCCTTCTTAGGTCTGCCCG GGAGGTGTGGCCAGAAGGAGATGTGTTTGGCTCTCAGGACATTTCCCCAGAGGAGGAGATTCAGCTGCTGAAGCAAATCGTCTGGGCCCCGCTTCCCC GGCAGCAGGGACCAGAGGAACAAGGGGCggaggaagaagatgaagaagaggtggaggaggaagagttGCACATGGTCGAGGTGTTGGAGAAAGAATTTAACTTTCTGGACTACCTGAAACG CTTTGCAAACTCAACTGTCATCCAAGCCTACGTGCTGCTGCTGCGGAGCTACAAGCAAAATAGCGCCCACACCAACCACTGTGTCGTCAAGATGCTGCACCGTCTGGCCTATGATCTCAAAAtggaagccctgcttttccagCTTTCCCTCTTCTGCCTCTTCAATCGTCTGCTTAGCGACCCTGCGGCTGGGGCCTACAAA gaGCTAGTGACTTTTTCCAGATACATCCTGGGCAAGTTCTTTGCACTGGCCGCAGTCAACCAGAAAGCCTTTGTGGAGCTGTTGTTCTGGAAGAACACAGCTGTGGTTCGAGAGATGACTGAGGGCTATGGCTCCCTGGATGGCAG ATCTTCTAGTCACAGACCCCCTGTgtggagcccagaggaggaggcCCAGCTTCAGGAACTGTACCTTGCCCATAAGGATGTGGAAG GTCAGGATGTGGTGGACACCATCTTGGCACACCTGAAAACTGCTCCTCGGACACGCAAGCAGGTCATCCACCGTCTGGTACAGCTGGGACTGGCTGACAGCGTCAAGGACTTCCAGAG GAAAGGAACCCAGATTGTACTGTGGACGGAAgagcaggagctggagctgcAGCGGCTTTTTGAGGAGTTCCAGGGCTCTGATG atATCCTGGGTAATATCATGAAGAACATCACAGCCAAACGCTCACGGGCCCGAATAGTAGATAAACTGCTGGCTCTGGGGCTGGTGGCTGAGCGGCGGGAGCTGTACAAGAAACGCCGGAAGAAGTTGGCGCCCTCAAGCTTG CCTAATGAAGAGGAGTCCTTGAACGATTTTTGCCAGGAAGATCtagaagaagaggaaaacctGCCAGAGGAAGAGAGTGAAGAGgttgaagagaaagaggagggctCAGAAGCAGAACAAGCCCACGGTGGCTCCGTCCTGTCAACTCAAAACCTTGGGCAAAACCTGCATCAGGAAG GCTTTTCTGCTCCCCTCCTGTGGCTCCAGAACTGCCTCATTCGAGCAGCAgatgatcgggaagagtttg GCTGCTCTCAGGCAGTTCCACTGGTGCCACTGacagaagaaaatgaggaagCAATGGAAAATGAACAGTTTCAGCAGCTGTTGCAAAAGCTAAGGGTTCGGCCTCCTGCCTCTGGGCAG GAAACCTTCTGGCGAATTCCAGCCAAGCTGAGTCCCACCCAGCTCCGGAGGATGGCAGCTTCTTTGAGCCAaccagaggaggaggaaaagcttCAGCCAGGATTAGAACCTAAGGTCCCTGGGGAGCAAGGCCCTGAGGAGGAGCACCGAGCACATGCCCCGAGGGCCCTCCTGTCAGCCCGGAAAGAGAGAGCAGGCCTGTTGTCCCCAGAGG ACGAAGGGACTGATGGTGGTAAAGAGCAGCTGAAAGTGGCACCCAAGAAGCGACAGCTGTTGGACAGCGATGAGGAAAAGGAGCAAGATGAGGGCGGGAGCAAAG CACCAGAGTTGGGAGCTCCAGGAATCCGGAAGAAGAAGCGGTTTCAGATAGAGGATGACGATGAGAGCGACTGA